The Pseudomonas sp. GD03919 region GCCACAGGCCGAGCTGGTAGTCGCCGGTGTGCTGCTTGATGGTGCCCAGGCCGGCGGCGAGGAAGAATCCGCCGATGCCGCCGGCCATGCCGATCAACCCGGTCATCACGCCGATTTCCCTGCGAAAGCGCTGCGGCACCAACTGGAACACCGCGCCGTTGCCGGCACCGAGGCCGAGCATGGCGGCGACGAAAAACGCCAGGGCAGCGGTCGCGCTGGGCAGGTTGAAGCCCACCACGGTGATACACAGCGAGGCGATGCTGTACATCATCAGCAACGTGCGAATACCACCGATGCGGTCGGCCAGGGCGCCGCCGAGCGGGCGCAGCAGGCTGCCGGCGAAGACGCAGGCCGCGGTGTAGTAGCCGGCGGTCACTGGATTAAGCCCGTACTGGTCGCTGAAGTAGCCGGGCAGGGCGCTGGCCAGCCCGATGAAGCCGCCGAAGGTGACGCTGTAGAAGAACATGAACCACCAGCTGTCGCGATCGCCGAGGGCCTTGAGGTAGTCGCCGAAGGCCTTGGGCTTGGGCCGCTCCGGCGCATTCTTGGCCACCAGGGCGAAGATCACCAGGGTCGCCAGCAGCGGGATCAGCGCCCAGCCGAACACGTTCTGCCAGCCGGACAACGCGGCCAGGCCGGGGGCGAACAGCGCTGCCAGCACGGTGCCAGAGTTACCGGCGCCGGCGATGCCCATGGCCTTGCCCTGGTGCTGCGGCGGGTACCACTGCGAGGCCAGCGGCAGGGCGACGGCGAAGGCGGCGCCGGCAAAGCCGAGGAACAGGCCGAGCAGCAGCGCCTGCTCGTAGCTGCCGATGCCGATCTGCCAGGCGCAGAACAGCGCGATAATCACCACCACCTGGCCGAGCAGGCCGGCGGTCTTCGGTGACAGGCGGTCGCAGAGAAAGCCCATCAGCAGGCGCAGCACGG contains the following coding sequences:
- a CDS encoding nitrate/nitrite transporter, with translation MNTSFWKAGHAPTLFAAFLYFDLSFMVWYLLGPLAVQIATDLELNAQQRGLMVATPILAGAVLRLLMGFLCDRLSPKTAGLLGQVVVIIALFCAWQIGIGSYEQALLLGLFLGFAGAAFAVALPLASQWYPPQHQGKAMGIAGAGNSGTVLAALFAPGLAALSGWQNVFGWALIPLLATLVIFALVAKNAPERPKPKAFGDYLKALGDRDSWWFMFFYSVTFGGFIGLASALPGYFSDQYGLNPVTAGYYTAACVFAGSLLRPLGGALADRIGGIRTLLMMYSIASLCITVVGFNLPSATAALAFFVAAMLGLGAGNGAVFQLVPQRFRREIGVMTGLIGMAGGIGGFFLAAGLGTIKQHTGDYQLGLWLFASLGVLAWIGLHGVKQRWRTTWGSAAVTAARV